Part of the Drosophila pseudoobscura strain MV-25-SWS-2005 chromosome 2, UCI_Dpse_MV25, whole genome shotgun sequence genome, tttggctGCATggaatttttgcaattttccacatgccaatttttttttcggctGGCTGTCTTATGCCCTTAAGGGTACGCTGCAGTTGCAAATGCTTGAAATTACATTTTTCgcattaataaaaatgaaataaaaataaaaactgagCTCCTGCTTGGgatcctgctgctcctgccgctgcaTCAGTGCacgaaatatgcaaatgcgcCGCGTGCAGTGCAGCAGATAAAACCGAGCAGGAGACAcatgtgtgtttttttcggttttatttttccctttttttggagctggcgctggagGGAGTTCCTGGGTGCCTCACATAATGGGGAGCAGCTGTTGCAGGCAGTGCCAAAAGTCACAATAAATTTGTGCATTAGTTTCCCTCAGCCCCAGCTCTCCAAGCCAGAACGCCGGATCTAGAATCCAGTGccagtaccagtgccagtgccgttGGAGGTCTCTGGCCTCTAATATGttttgaatataaatatagataGTAGAAGGTATATGTTAAATTATTTGGAATTTGTTttctcataaataaaataatgtcTGCTTCTGTTTAATGAtgccaaaatatttatacagaaCTTGAAAGCGCCGCGAGGACTCCTCTCGACTGTGACTGATGGCCAAACTGATGGCAGAAACAGCTCCTGGCTATTTGGCCTGGGTTTATTTGgaaaaattaattagtttttcATTTGCTAGCTACAtttcgctattgcaacagAGAGGGGAAAATGAGTCTGTCGAGGTTCTGTCCGGAGTTAATAATGGAATTTTTGGGGAATCAATAAGGTTATACAAGATTTTTAAGTTTTTGCATTAACTTATTCAATTTTGtgagtttattttattaatgaaatgtaaatgaaatgaatgctGTTGAGCTACTGAGCTATTTCCGCAGGTTATGTTTGTGATCTATATATTAAAAGTAGAAGATTGTTCGGTGTTATACGGTTTACTTTGAGTGATGGTATATAATGCGATACAGTGTCGAAAAAATAGTGAAAGGTTCGAATTAGGTTTATGACGAGAGCACGACAAGTCTGTTTGATGATTAGCTCGATTCAAGACGGGGTCAGATTGAAGACGCGGGAGTTGGTTCAAGCGAGAGCTCGACAGGTCGAGAGAGCAATAGAGAAGGCGAAAGAAAGGCGCACGATAACGGCTGTAAAGGCCGTCGAATTTTACAAAATTGTCTACTGGTAATCTAGTAGTCAGTGGGGATCAAAGTTAGAAACTTGGACTAGAAAACTGGGGGAAACAGGAAAATAGATATGACACTTTATGGCCTTTCTGGGCAAAGAAATGTGTAATTTCACAAATAAGTACCATGTCAACGCAGTATACCTTATGTAACCGTAACGTAATCTATTGTTTAGATCCGTCACATTCAACATTCCCATTCACGACCATCTTCGCTGGTTGTCAAAAGCAGGAAAGATGCCATTCCTGACGAAACGATTGTGAATATTTAAGGTTTAAGCGTTTAAGCCAGCTGATCGTATCCTTCCGAAAGCATAATATAGACGCCATTTTGTAAAGGTTtcacagaaaagaaaaggatgACATTTCATTGAAAACTAAAGTCTTGTTTTCACTGCTGCTGTCAACACCTTGGCAACAGAGAAGAGCCCACAGTCCAAGACTATCAAAGTTATTACTGGGATTCGGAGAGTTCGAGTAATCACTAGAATGGACGACATGCCACTGTCTGGACTTGACTTTTGCAAACTTCGTTTTAGTCAAGGTCTGATAGTGTTTGAAATTCGGATTTCACTACAATTTAAGCTGGTACTCCAGTAGAAAGTGAATGTTCGACCAGTGAAACCAGATTCCTGCGtatataaaacaataaatggATATACAGAATTGAGGTTCGTAAGACTATTCCCCTAGGACTATGtaatttcacaaaaaaataccacgtCAAAACCAGTATACCTGATGTAACTGTAACTAAATCGTATGATTCGATTCGTCTAAATCAACATTCCCATGCTCGTATAAATGGAGGATTGCACGGCCTCGGCTTCATATTGATTCTCTACCTCGCTAATATGAAGCTCTATTGCGGGTTCCTTTTTTTGATCTTCGCTTTGGGGTTTGCCAGGCCGCAGAACGGAAATGGCAAcgtaaataaaaatttcaacAAAGTCAAAATTGGAGGTCAGGCTACGTCAGCTCCTATtgctccagcaccagcaccagcattTGGTGGCCCAGGACCGGGAGCGCCAGGACAGGGCTGGCCAGGACCAGGGGAGCCAGGACACGGTGGCCCAGGACCCGGTGGCCTAAGACCCGGTGTTCCAACACCTGGTGGACCAGAACCGGGAGGACCAGGATCGGGCTGGCCGGGACACGGTGGCCCAGAACCAGGGGGGCCAAGACCCGGTAGCACAGGACCCGGTGGCCCAGGACCAGGTTGGCCAGCACCGGGAGCGCCAGGACAGGGTTGGCCAGCACCTGGAGTCCCAGGACCTGGTGGCCACGAACCGGGAGGTCCAGGACCAGAAGGCCCAGGACCAGGAagcccaggaccaggactTCCAGGACCGGGAGGCCCAGGACCTGGTGGCGCAGGACCTAGTGTCGCAGGACTCGGTGGCCAAGGACCCGGTCGCCCAAAACCTGCTGTCCCAGGACCCGATGGCCCAGGACCGGGCTGGTTAGGACCGGGGGGGCCAAAACCCGGTGACCCAGAATCGGGGGGACTAGGACAAGGCGGGCCAGGATACGGTGGCCCAGAACCAGGAGAGCTAGGACCCGGTGGCCCAGGACCGGGTTGGCCAGCACCGGGAGCGCAAGGACAGGGTTGGCCAGCACCGGGAGCGCAAGGACAGGGTTGGCCAGCACCTGGAGTCCCAGGACCTGGTGGCCACGAACCGGGAGGTCCAGGACCAGGAGGCCCAGGACCAGGAAGCCTAGGACCAGGACGTCCAGGACCAGGAagcccaggaccaggactTCCAGGACCGGGAGGCCCAGGACCTGGTGGCCTAGGACCTGCTGGTCCAACACCTGGTGGCCCAGGACCCGGTCGCCCAACACCTGGTCGCCCAGGACCCGATGGCCCTGAATCGGGAGTCCCAGGACCGGGCTGGTCAGGACCGGGAGTCCAAGGACCTGATGGCCCAGAACCAGGGCCGACAGGACCCGGTGACCCAACACCTGGTGGCGCAGGACCTGGTGGCCCAGGACCAGGTCGCCCAGCACCTGCTGTTCCAGGACCCGATGGCCCTGAACCGGGAGGCCCAGGACCGGGCTGGTCAGGACCGGGGGGGCCAAAACCCGGTGGCTCAGAATCGGGAGGACTAGGACAGGGCTGGTCAGGATACGGTGGCCCAGAACCAGGGGGGACAGGACCCGGTGGCCAAGGACCGGGTTGGCCAGCACCGGGAGTCCAAGGACCTGATGGCCCAAAACATGGGGGGACAGGACCCGGTGGCCCAGGACCGGGTTGGCCAGCACCGGGAGTCCAGGGACCTGATGGCCCAGAACTAGGGGCGACAGAACCCGGAGGCCCAACACCTGGTGGCCCAGGACCCGGTCGCCCAGCACCAGCTGTTCCAGGACCCGATGGCCCTGAACCGGGAGGCCCAGGACCGGGCTGGTCAGGACCGGGGGGGCCAAAACCCGGTGGCTCAGAATCGGGAGGACTAGGACAAGGCTGGCCAGGATACGGTAGCCCAGAACCAGGGGGGCCAGGACCCGGTGGCCCAGGATCCGGTGGCACAGGATCCGGTGGCCCCGGACCGGGCTGGCCAGCACCGGGAGCGTCAGAACAGGGCTGGCCAGGACCCGGGGAGCCAGGTCACGGTGGCCCAGGACCGGGTTGGCCAGCCCCTGGAGTCCCAGGACCTGGTGGCCCCGAACCGGGAGGTCTAGGACCAGGGAGCGCAGGACCCACTTTTGCAGGGCCCGGTGGCCTGGGTTCTAGTGGCCCAGCACCCGGTGGCCAAGGACCTGGTGGCCTAAGACCCGGTGGCCCAACACCTGGTGGAGCAGGACCTGGAGGCCCAGGACCCGGTCGCCCAACACCTGGTCGCCCAGGACCCGATGGCCCTGAACCGGGAGGCCCAGGACCGGGCTGGTCAGGACCGGGGGGGCCAAAACCCGGTGGCCCAGAATGGGGAGGACTAGGCCAGGGCTGGCCAGGATACGGTGGCCCAGAACCAGGGGGGCCAGGACCCGGTGACCCAGGATCCGGTGGCCCCGGACCGGGCTGGCCAGCACCGGGAAGGCCAGGTCAGGGTTGGCCAGCACCTGGAGTCCCAGGACCTGGTGGCCACGAACCGGGAGGTCCAGGACCAGGAGACCCAGGACCAGGAAGCCCAGGACCTGAACTTCCAGGACCGGGAGGCCTAGGACCTGGTGGCGCAGGACCCGGTGCCCTAGGATCTAGTGGCCAAAGACCCGGTGGCCCAGAATCGGGAGGACTAGGACAAGGCTGGCCAGGATACGGTGGCCCAGAACCAGGGGGGCCAGGACCCGGTGGCCCAGGATCCGGTGGCCCAGGACCAGGTTGGCCAGCACCGGGAGTCCAAGGACCTGATGGCCCAGAACTAGGGGCGACAGGACCCGGTGGCCCAACACCTGCTGGCCCAGGACCTGGTGGCCCAGGACCCGATAGTCCAGGACCTGGTGGCCCAGGACCCGATGGCCCAGGACCTGGTGGCCCAGAACCGGGAGATCCAGGACAAGGAGACCCAGGACCAGAAGGCCCAGAACCTGGTGGCGCAGGACCCAGTTTCGCAGGACCCGTTGACCTAGGATCTAGTGGCCCAGTACCCGGCAACACAGGACCTGGTGGCCTAGGACCCGGTGGCATAACACCTGGAGGCCCAGGGCCTGGTGGGCTAGGACCCGATGGGCCAGGACCTGGTGGCCCATCACCTGGAGTCTTAACACCGGGTTGGCAGGGTTGGCCGGGTTTTCAAGAACCGTACAGCCGAGGCCTGATTTACGGATAGGGAATAGTTAGGAATTAACAGTCTGAACCAGCTGATCGTATGCAATCCCCCCAAAATCATATGAATCTCATTGATTAATGGTTTAGCAGAAAAGTTAAGGGTGAAATTAAATctaaactttaattaattttattttcaaccATTTCATTGAAAACTaaagtatatttttataatttgtttCCAAATATTCATAGTCCAATAAATTATGCATACCGTTTATTTATAAATGTGTGTATTAGGATTGCGCTTGTTTATAAAAGTGTAATTTTCAAAGCTCTCAGGTCTAAATTTGCTTCTTTTCgtataaaacaataaaatataaagtaAAGGTGCCGAATTGCGGTCAAAGTAGAAAAATATGATATTTGGCCAATGGTTTCTATATATAGTCTAATaggatttttgtttgtttgtgatTTAAACTATTAAAATATAGCGCAGCCCCTATACACGTGCAGTGTATTAAACTATGGCGAATTGTCACCAGCGTTCACCCAAAATACTTTTGGAATGGGTGATTAAATGGGAAGTAGTGGATAAAATCAAGGAAGCCTGTTTTGATACAGAGCGTACAAATCTGGACGACTCATCGGAGCTACATTTCGCATAGAGAAATTATTAGACCAAAAACTCGTATACCTTAGACCTTACTTCTTATATTTGCGGGCAGCATTTGAATCATTTGCCGAGGCTACAGCAGGTACAAACGTTCCACTCTTTGCCAGACTGAAACACTATTGAACAAACCAAGTTTAGATTTGGTGTGACTCAGCAGTACGTTGCAACGCATATAATTTAAAGAAGAAATGCTATAATTAACTTCTGTCAAGTTAGATTGAGAATGTTTATGCGCTTACTGATTACGCTGAATTATTAGAGTTAAGTCAAATTCTTTTGGGTTTTCGACTACCTGGACTGATGCGCCGTGCATCCCTGATGTCTAAGGCGTTTTATAActtaaacatacatacatctacatatatgtttcTAGAGGAGTTTAGGCTAACAACTCTATATTGACaactatttaaatagaaagaaaaagaTTTCCCAATGTTTATTATAAATAATCTACCTGCTTTTGTTACGCCTAATTCTGAAAAATTTGTTGATCGGTTTAATATTTCCAAAGGTTTTCTTTAACTGAAGAGCCTTCAgaattaaaaattttaaaaattatttagaaatcttaaaacatttaaaagtGGTGACTATAAGACTATAAGCAAATGCTAACCAAAAAGGAAGGTGAGTTTTAGAAGTTGCTGTACGTCGCAAAAGAACATGCGAGTCAAGATTcattgaaaaataataatggcTTAATTTAACATAAAAGTGGGCTGTTAACTATTTATTGTTTGCTTAAATGTTAACTAATCAAGCTGCAGCTTTGGACGAcgaattatattttaatataattataattaatctAAAGTCGGCCCCTCGAAACGTTGTCAAATCGTGCTGaaactttatattttatggttttatGAAAAACAACCTTTTTAAAGCCTGAGGCCTTTGATTCCGACACATTTTTGTACtataaatgtaatttattgaaaaaactCTTCGATTACCGGGTATCTTTGCGAACCCTTTCTCGAATTACTTGCCTGAAGCTGGGTAATGTGCCATTTATACGCAGTCAAAAACAAGCCAAAGGAAAGCTCATGCGAATCTTGCGCAGTGTTCATTGTCTCACAAAGTTTGGTATTCATAAGGAAGCCTTACTGGTGGCCTGATCATTCAAAGTTATCCCAATTATTTAGGAGCCTCAGCTAAATGTTCCTGTACTGCTTGTCGGTCCTGATCAGGGGCCCTCCACCGACCTTCCAAAGCGAGGTTTCCACAAAGGCAAGCAATGAATAGGTATAGGGAGTCCTCCTTTTATTTCTGTTCGCCCAATCAGACTCGAATCTCATGGTGCCTTCAGTTGGCTGGAGCACCTTATAACCGAAGACAAAGACAAGCCGAAAAAACTTGTGATAAGGTTTATTCCAGTGATTATTAGCGGGCCACAGGATAGGCAATCGAATGTACTAGCTGAAATCCCAACTAAAATGAATTACCTTTGATGTATGAACTAAATGTAGAAAATATCTTAGCGCATGGCTCTGATTTACCTATTTTGTGATGTTTGCGAGGTTTTGTATCAGTTCTGGGAGCTGGctacacatactcgtacgaataTGGCTGTATCTTTTCCTGTTTTCAACCAactttttattgttgtttcaAGTGGGACTGTTGTTCCAGTTGTTGCCACAGATAACTACGTGCTAAGAAATGTATGGCAaactacacacacatactcgcaTACGACTCGCCTAGAGGACGATAGAGATTCATGGAGAAGGCTGCCGAGAGCAGCCAGACAATGGCTGGTGCCCACGTCTCCATGGACACATTCTAATAAAAAGCAAGCACAGAGAATGCCATTCTGTGTTGCCATTTTCAGCGCTGCTTCTTCCGTTTCTTCCGCTTCCACAGCTCCTTCATCTTCCTGCCACACTTTGTTACAGTCTCTACCAGAGATGAGCAATATTTCTGTGGTTCTGAGTCAACAGATATGGATAATGTATCGAAATCGATAAGGCATGTAAGACAGATACATTTTGGGCTATTTAAAGATAGAATATGAACGTTTATCCGAAGCTCGTAGAGAAAGTATATAAAAGTCGGTGGAGCCTTTTCTGAAGGATAGGGAACCCCTTTATTCGGTCCTATTCTGGTGGCCCCGATTCTGATTGCATTTAATATGGAAAATGGTGAATTTTTTTAAGTTAAGGTAATAAAATATGTAAGTAAATTCCTTCGTGTACATCACTCATTCCTTGCTCATCACTTACAACTGCCTTGAGCTCCTGAAAATCCTTTGCTGCAGCTCAGCTTCTTCTGCCAGCGAATCCCATTCATGCTCCTGTTCCAGATCCCGCTCCTTAAGTTCTGGTTGTGCTCGAGTTTTTAGGCTTTTTGTAACTTGGGCAACATTTGAGTTATAAATGCCGCACTACTTGAATGAATCTCATGGGCGTAATAGTTTTCAAATGGCTCTTCGTATATGTATGTCCGTTTCACcgtctctttttctctccatctccatctctctctctctccttgtCTGACAGCAGGGCTGTGGGGGCTGTGCCTGTCTTTGTTGCAAAAGTATCGCACACAAGTGGTCCGCTGTCTTGGGACTCTGAGGGGGCAAAAAACGCTTGCCAATGCAAAAATGCCCACCCAATGAATCTGGGGTGTGCGGCAACAAATTTGCCATTTTATGCCATTGAGTGGCTAAGACTCCTTCGGGCtcataaataattaaagtttcTTTGATACTGAATTTAATTCGAGCCCAAATGGGAAGCAGAAAATAATATGAAAACAACTACGACGATTGTCAGGCATTTGCTGCTGGACTGCTGGCTTGCTGGCCTGCTTGCCAACTCCCCACATTGCATGAATAGACAAATCTAATTGATTTTAAGAGCTGTGCGAAACGGAACGATTTAAATTCGTTATAGATATAATTTCCTGGACCCAGCCACTGAggcaaaattcaatttccgtGCCGTGGCGTGGCGAGAAGCCATGCAGAAGCGACCAACGATTTACGTGAATACTCCTATTTTTAAAGAATATTCCAGCGACCTACGTGATGTATGCGCAATATTTGATGGCATTCCCCAAAGCAGCAGCGGAGGAGCAAAGAAGGAGCACACCCAAATCCGATAGATGTTTGGCAATATTTCTGATTAATTTGCAAATTGGTTTGATCAGCTCCGGCTGATTGCTTGGCTTAGGGAAATCGCTCTCCGACCAGGGCCCAATCAATCGGGAGCCGGAAAATTGCAATTGACTGTGTGGCCCTGCCATGCCCCGCTTACGCTTTTATCGCTTTAATGAGCGCCTCTCGGCCTTGAGCCAAGGCAAATAAATCAACTTTTTCCGTTTCCGGTCAATTAGTGTGGTGCCAGGAATAACACTGTCCGTCTAATCGGCTTTGCCAAAGGTCGAGGGGTTTGAGCTTTGCGAATGGAGAgggcaaaagcaaacagatGAACGGAGTGTAGGTGGAGGTTCAATGTTTACATTACTCTTGGATTTAGCCCCTCCCTCTGTCCACTGCACTTGTTGCAGCAGGCAATGATTATATTTTCTTAACTGTCCGTTTCCTTGGGCCACACTCGGGCCAGGCGTATTAGCAATTTTAATGCTCTTGGCCTTATGGCACATATTAAATGCTAATTCGGATACGGCACACGACTCCTCCAGACTCTATATACAGTGTATGTTTTTCGAAAGAGTCAGGTTCCCCAGCTCACGGACAGGCGCACGGGCTTGGGACATATACCCTACATGACATTTACAAGTTATTATTATGCAAAGGACATGCGATGGATGTTGAGGCGTCCTTTCGCGTGCCTGCTTTCTCTCATGTGTTGCAAAATCTGCTGCGGCGttggaaaatttgcatttattcaTGGCATAAATAAAGCATCTACAGCGTACGCGGTAGAGGGTGCCAAAAAAAGGGATATATTTAATCTGGTCGTCCGCCAAACGTGGGTACCGGGTCCATGCGGTTGTAGGTTGTAAGGTTCAGCAGAATCATGACACGCTTTCGCGTTGATGTCGATgcgttttatttataaattattttcccGGAAAGtgcaacacacacgcacacaaagagGTAGGGCAGGTGTGCACCATCTGCCACTGACAACCGCAGTGGCTGCCGCAAAAGTGACGCAAATTTTGTTTGCCCAACGCTCTTCCACATAACAATTACACGCATTTAAAATCTGGTTTCGGTTTAGAGATTCGCGGTTCAACACCCAATACGACTGTGCATCGAACAGTTTatgctgtg contains:
- the LOC117185650 gene encoding uncharacterized protein, whose product is MFWAISPVLVLPILSHRVLAPPVLTSPVLGLPVQGHRVLEQQVLGDLVLGHQVLRHQVLGHRVLSALVLGHQVLGLPVLTSPVLGLPIQGHRVLGDQVLGDRVLGHQVLDQQVLGHQVLGLPVLEVLVLGFLVLDVLVLGFLVLGLLVLDLPVRGHQVLGLQVLANPVLALPVLANPVLALPVLANPVLGHRVLALLVLGHRILARLVLVPPILGHRVLAPPVLTSPVLGHRVLGQQVLGLPVLEVLVLGFLVLGLLVLDLPVRGHQVLGLQVLANPVLALPVLANLVLGHRVLCYRVLAPLVLGHRVPASPILVLPVLVHQVLEHRVLGHRVLGHRVLAPLVLASPVLALPVLGHQMLVLVLEQ
- the LOC26534098 gene encoding basic proline-rich protein-like, which codes for MPPGPRPPGPVLPGTGPLDPRSTGPAKLGPAPPGSGPSGPGSPCPGSPGSGPPGPGPSGPGPPGPGLSGPGPPGPGPAGVGPPGPVAPSSGPSGPWTPGAGQPGPGPPDPGPPGPGPPGSGPPYPGQPCPSPPDSGPPGLWPLDPRAPGPAPPGPRPPGPGSSGPGLPGPGSPGPGPPGSWPPGPGTPGAGQP